A single genomic interval of Ignavibacteriales bacterium harbors:
- a CDS encoding FG-GAP-like repeat-containing protein yields the protein MDTSNAFRSLWLVFWVGTILWSGEVHGADMITVSVSASATLGTLVTVGSTAFQEKDKLFDDEINSNVPQRTTDKVLERGNKLSRTGTIPTIVSVFPKSGPVGSIVTIQGTNFSSVVANNAVFFGAVRATVIAATTQSLQVKVPAGSTYKPISVCANGLTAYSLLPFAVTFSRTQDLTVSSFGSQVNYRQATEMFGMDIADFTGDGKPDIVVGNSNNNSISVLKNMSQPYQIDASSFGLGAIQNIGLSSWSALAEDFDGDGNKDIAIASYTNVSISRNTGQGGPITSWFDPSFDVAGGRTSMVSFCAHDLDGDGKPDLVAPMQYPAQNQITILRNTSSPGVMNAASFADTLILQSGNDPRSIDVGDLDGDGLPDIVVANYADNTFSVLRNAGSSGRITRSAFPSRLDLPTGTNPNHVILADIDGDGKLDIVITNLTSGTVSVIRNISVAGSLAAGSFAAKVDFSVGANCYMSAIGDLDGDGKVDIAVAGQGNFGTTILRNQSTPGVIDSNSFAPGFKISSSHTQRGICVCDVDGDGVPDIVFVSQFIVSVSIFRNQVADAPKMSAAELSAPSNTSTSISTSPLLSWKGVDGATSFRIQVSTSSSFTTTLVDDSTLLTGSKQITGLLNNTIYYWRVCGLNWGGQGPYSSTWSFTTVKAPPISVALFSPPNGSSGITNNTLLSWTQIRDASGYAIQVSKSTSFTSLAFEDTTLTDVYRQVSTLQNGTTYYWRVRARNAGGYGPYSPIWSFATVPAPPAAIGLQAPTNGSLSNSVSLSLVWFGISGVDSYHVQVSSDVNFSVLLVDDTALVSTAKQVGPFQNNTTYFWRVRGKNAGGYGTYSPTWSFTTIVAMSPQVTLISPLEGSAGIDINPMMSWNALSGATAYHFQLSTSSSFITLAIEDTAVLTTTRQLIGLQNGGSYFWRVRARNAAGFGPFSPTWSFTTIVAAPVAIVLQSPSNISKGLMITPVLTWLGLASSASYNLQLSQDADLGTLLIDDSGITQPSKQVGPLQNNTTYYWRVRGINAGGNGGFSSTWSFTTVVSLPQQVSLTSPANSATGVSTNPLLTWSQLSEASVYHLEVATSSSFLSLSTDDTTLAIPSRQLVALQNSTTYYWRVHASNGAGDGPYSSTWSFTTIIAAPSVAALQSPLNTSTGIITTPFLSWTSISTATSYHVQVSQDLNFSSLVVDDTTVTGTAKQIGPLQNNTTYYWRVRGKNAGGYGSYSPTWSLTTTVALPSTVMLSLPADGSVGVAVNPMVSWNGVMGAAVYHLELSTSPSFTVLVLEDSTSVTTSRQLAGLQNNTTYYWRMHGKNAAGDGPYSSTWSFTTIIAAPLAAVLQSPGNTATGITTAPTLIWSILSTATSYDLQVSSDVNFSSLVVDDTTLLGTSKQMGPLQNNTTYYWRVRGKNAGGYGPYSSTWSFATIVALPSIVVLSAPSDNAGGVPTSPVLRWSSVLTATTYRLQVSTSASFGTLVFEDSTLTGISQQLSSLQNSTAYYWHVCARNVAGYGPYSPTWSFTTVIAAPASATLQFPPNGSGGVPTSPTLSWTSLGAATNYHLQVSTDVSFASNLIDDTTLTATSRQIGPLQNNTIYQWRIRGKNAGGYGLYSSTWSFTTIPVYTPAVSVSTSLGFSTRAKASDYTPTDYKLFGLPGGSNLPVDSVFTGRENYDWQVYWDDGSSSNYMKKYDGSQTFRFTQGRAFWVIAKNAVNVSRTLGAATLNTNQEVEIPLQAGWNLITNPFNASTQWSKIQTINGTTAPIYSFSGVFNVSSTFDPYTGYYFFNGSPNAILTTLRVPYASLFTKTVEAPANSKGWRLQVQAGDSRVEIGVEPEAKPGLDAFDQRMPRAVGEISQVSLSREEWDKDYPTFRMDIRPQVNNIEKWNIELAAKAKTTTQIKVTGTETVPSQYEVYLVDQEGKRTQDLRKMQAYDCDVQSSKREISILVGTSELVRSEAEKSLPTEIKVGPNYPNPFNPETIIPIELPKAMDVTIVVYDILGRQVKVLQNGIMESGRHYMRWDGKDSNQSKVGTGVYFFRVECSGLRNFVVKMLIIQ from the coding sequence ATGGATACGAGTAATGCATTCCGATCACTCTGGCTGGTCTTTTGGGTGGGAACTATTCTGTGGTCGGGCGAAGTGCATGGTGCGGATATGATCACGGTCAGTGTTTCAGCTAGTGCAACATTGGGAACGCTTGTGACTGTTGGGTCGACCGCATTCCAGGAGAAAGACAAACTGTTTGACGATGAGATAAATTCAAATGTCCCTCAAAGAACAACCGATAAGGTTCTTGAACGAGGTAATAAACTCTCAAGAACAGGCACAATTCCCACGATTGTGTCCGTCTTCCCAAAATCAGGCCCGGTTGGGAGCATTGTCACAATTCAAGGGACGAATTTTAGTTCGGTGGTGGCCAACAATGCTGTCTTCTTTGGAGCTGTGCGAGCAACGGTCATTGCGGCAACAACGCAGTCATTGCAGGTCAAAGTGCCGGCCGGTTCGACATACAAACCTATTTCTGTCTGTGCTAATGGGTTAACTGCCTATTCACTGTTGCCGTTCGCTGTGACTTTTAGCCGAACTCAGGATTTGACTGTCAGCTCTTTTGGCAGCCAGGTCAACTATCGACAGGCGACTGAAATGTTTGGAATGGATATCGCAGACTTTACGGGAGACGGGAAGCCTGATATAGTAGTCGGGAACAGCAATAATAACAGTATCTCAGTTTTGAAGAACATGAGTCAGCCATATCAAATCGATGCATCATCTTTCGGCTTGGGTGCGATCCAGAACATAGGGCTTTCCTCCTGGAGCGCGCTAGCAGAGGATTTCGATGGCGATGGAAACAAAGACATCGCGATTGCCAGCTACACAAATGTCTCCATTTCGAGGAACACGGGTCAAGGAGGTCCCATTACCAGTTGGTTCGACCCGTCGTTCGACGTGGCAGGCGGAAGGACTTCTATGGTCTCTTTTTGCGCACATGATCTTGACGGCGATGGCAAGCCAGATCTGGTGGCACCCATGCAATATCCAGCTCAGAACCAGATAACCATTCTGAGGAATACGTCATCGCCTGGGGTTATGAATGCAGCAAGCTTTGCGGATACTCTGATTCTTCAATCGGGGAATGATCCCAGAAGCATAGATGTAGGCGATTTAGATGGCGACGGGTTGCCGGACATCGTTGTCGCGAACTATGCAGACAATACGTTTTCAGTATTGAGAAATGCCGGATCATCGGGACGCATTACACGTTCTGCGTTTCCATCGAGGTTGGATCTGCCGACGGGAACCAACCCAAACCACGTGATTTTGGCCGATATCGATGGCGATGGCAAACTGGACATCGTGATTACCAACCTCACTTCTGGCACCGTTTCGGTTATCAGAAATATCTCAGTTGCGGGGTCGTTAGCTGCTGGATCATTCGCGGCGAAAGTCGACTTCTCGGTTGGAGCTAATTGCTATATGTCAGCAATAGGTGATCTTGATGGAGATGGAAAGGTAGATATCGCGGTTGCAGGACAGGGGAATTTCGGAACGACAATTCTCCGTAACCAAAGCACGCCGGGAGTCATCGATTCGAACTCATTCGCGCCGGGGTTCAAGATATCTTCCTCACATACGCAAAGGGGGATTTGCGTTTGTGATGTAGATGGCGATGGAGTTCCCGACATCGTCTTCGTTAGCCAATTCATTGTGAGTGTTTCGATTTTCAGGAATCAGGTTGCCGACGCGCCGAAAATGAGTGCTGCCGAACTTTCGGCGCCATCGAACACTTCAACTTCCATCTCCACAAGCCCCCTTCTTTCCTGGAAAGGTGTTGATGGAGCGACTTCATTTCGTATCCAGGTCTCCACATCTTCTTCTTTCACGACGACACTTGTGGACGACAGCACGCTTCTGACCGGCTCGAAGCAAATCACTGGCCTACTGAACAACACCATCTACTACTGGCGAGTGTGTGGGCTGAATTGGGGTGGTCAAGGGCCGTATTCATCGACATGGAGTTTCACGACTGTCAAGGCTCCTCCGATTTCGGTAGCTCTTTTCTCTCCACCGAATGGATCATCTGGAATTACGAATAACACCCTTCTTTCGTGGACCCAAATCCGGGATGCATCGGGATATGCAATCCAGGTATCAAAGAGCACGAGCTTCACTTCTCTGGCTTTTGAGGATACCACTCTTACTGATGTGTATCGACAAGTCAGCACTCTCCAGAATGGTACAACGTATTATTGGAGAGTGCGGGCCAGGAATGCCGGGGGGTATGGGCCCTACTCTCCAATATGGAGCTTTGCTACGGTGCCCGCTCCGCCGGCCGCCATAGGACTGCAGGCTCCCACCAATGGGAGTTTGAGCAATTCCGTAAGCTTATCATTGGTCTGGTTTGGCATCAGCGGGGTGGACTCCTACCATGTGCAGGTCAGCTCCGATGTGAATTTCAGTGTCCTCCTGGTCGACGACACTGCTTTGGTCAGCACAGCGAAGCAAGTTGGTCCGTTCCAAAACAACACGACGTACTTCTGGCGAGTCCGGGGGAAGAACGCAGGTGGTTATGGGACGTACTCGCCAACATGGAGTTTCACAACAATCGTCGCAATGTCCCCGCAAGTTACCTTGATATCGCCACTAGAAGGATCTGCGGGAATTGATATCAACCCTATGATGAGCTGGAATGCTCTAAGTGGCGCGACGGCATACCATTTTCAGCTGTCGACCAGTTCATCGTTCATTACTTTGGCAATCGAGGACACGGCGGTCTTGACCACAACGCGTCAGTTGATTGGTCTTCAGAACGGTGGAAGCTATTTCTGGCGAGTACGAGCCAGAAATGCTGCGGGCTTTGGGCCTTTTTCACCAACATGGAGTTTCACCACAATCGTTGCCGCGCCAGTTGCCATTGTTCTGCAGTCACCGTCGAACATCTCAAAGGGTTTGATGATCACTCCCGTACTGACCTGGTTGGGTTTGGCCTCATCAGCATCTTACAATCTCCAATTGAGTCAGGATGCCGATCTTGGAACATTGTTAATAGATGATTCCGGGATTACTCAGCCATCGAAACAGGTTGGTCCGCTTCAGAACAATACAACATACTATTGGCGGGTTCGTGGTATCAATGCAGGCGGGAATGGAGGCTTTTCTTCGACGTGGAGCTTCACCACGGTTGTGAGCTTGCCTCAACAAGTCAGTCTGACTTCGCCAGCGAACAGTGCCACCGGAGTCAGCACGAATCCACTGCTAACTTGGAGCCAGCTCTCGGAAGCTTCCGTGTACCATCTAGAGGTTGCGACAAGTTCATCTTTTCTATCACTCAGTACGGATGATACGACGCTGGCAATACCATCACGTCAACTGGTAGCGCTTCAGAACAGCACGACGTATTATTGGCGAGTTCATGCGAGCAACGGAGCAGGAGACGGTCCCTACTCATCGACGTGGAGCTTCACGACGATCATAGCCGCTCCATCGGTGGCTGCACTGCAATCCCCTTTGAATACATCAACGGGCATTATTACCACACCGTTCTTGAGTTGGACGAGTATAAGCACAGCGACTAGTTATCACGTCCAGGTGAGCCAGGATTTGAACTTCAGTTCACTTGTAGTTGATGACACAACAGTGACGGGGACGGCGAAGCAGATAGGTCCACTTCAAAACAACACGACATACTACTGGAGAGTGAGGGGCAAGAACGCGGGAGGGTATGGTTCCTACTCTCCGACATGGAGCTTAACGACAACTGTGGCCTTGCCGTCAACTGTGATGCTGTCACTACCAGCTGATGGATCGGTGGGAGTGGCTGTTAATCCGATGGTTAGCTGGAATGGTGTCATGGGGGCAGCGGTCTATCATCTAGAGCTCTCGACAAGCCCATCGTTTACTGTGTTGGTGCTCGAGGATAGTACATCAGTCACCACGTCCCGCCAATTAGCCGGGCTGCAGAACAACACCACCTACTACTGGCGAATGCACGGAAAGAACGCAGCAGGAGACGGTCCCTACTCATCGACGTGGAGCTTCACCACGATCATCGCTGCTCCATTGGCGGCAGTGCTGCAGTCGCCGGGGAACACGGCGACGGGTATTACGACCGCACCGACATTAATCTGGTCAATCCTCAGCACTGCGACAAGCTATGATCTACAGGTAAGCTCGGATGTGAACTTCAGTTCGTTGGTGGTAGATGATACAACGTTACTCGGAACATCTAAGCAAATGGGTCCGCTTCAGAACAACACAACTTACTACTGGCGTGTTCGAGGTAAGAACGCGGGAGGGTATGGCCCGTACTCTTCGACATGGAGCTTTGCCACGATTGTAGCACTGCCGAGCATCGTTGTTCTTTCTGCTCCGAGTGACAACGCTGGCGGTGTGCCAACATCACCGGTGTTGAGATGGTCCTCAGTTCTGACAGCAACAACGTATCGTCTTCAAGTCTCAACAAGTGCAAGCTTTGGGACCTTGGTGTTCGAAGACTCAACGCTGACGGGGATATCACAGCAACTCAGCTCACTTCAAAATAGCACGGCGTACTACTGGCATGTCTGTGCAAGGAACGTGGCTGGCTATGGTCCCTACTCACCGACTTGGAGTTTTACGACAGTAATAGCCGCACCTGCATCAGCGACACTGCAGTTTCCTCCCAATGGATCAGGAGGGGTGCCTACCAGCCCGACACTGAGCTGGACAAGTCTTGGCGCAGCGACCAATTATCACCTGCAGGTCTCGACGGATGTGAGTTTTGCCTCCAACCTGATTGATGACACCACCCTGACAGCCACATCAAGGCAGATAGGTCCTCTTCAGAACAACACGATCTATCAGTGGCGCATCAGGGGGAAGAATGCAGGGGGGTATGGTCTCTATTCATCAACATGGAGCTTTACGACGATCCCGGTCTATACACCGGCAGTATCGGTGAGCACAAGCCTTGGGTTCTCAACTAGGGCAAAGGCATCAGACTATACCCCAACAGACTATAAGCTCTTTGGGCTTCCTGGAGGGAGTAACCTCCCGGTAGACTCGGTCTTTACTGGCAGAGAGAACTATGACTGGCAGGTGTACTGGGATGATGGAAGCTCGAGCAATTATATGAAGAAGTATGACGGGAGCCAGACGTTTAGGTTCACGCAGGGGAGGGCATTCTGGGTGATAGCCAAGAATGCGGTGAATGTGAGCCGGACGCTGGGAGCGGCAACGCTGAACACGAACCAGGAGGTCGAGATTCCATTGCAGGCGGGCTGGAACCTGATAACGAACCCGTTCAACGCATCAACACAGTGGTCGAAGATACAGACGATCAATGGAACGACAGCCCCGATATATTCCTTCAGCGGAGTGTTCAACGTATCCTCGACATTTGATCCTTATACAGGCTACTACTTCTTCAACGGATCTCCCAATGCAATCTTGACAACGCTGCGAGTGCCCTATGCCAGCCTGTTCACGAAGACAGTGGAAGCACCAGCGAACAGCAAAGGCTGGAGACTACAAGTCCAGGCAGGGGATAGCAGGGTGGAGATTGGTGTAGAGCCTGAGGCAAAACCAGGGCTGGATGCCTTTGATCAAAGGATGCCGAGAGCCGTGGGAGAGATCAGTCAGGTCAGCTTGAGCCGAGAGGAATGGGACAAAGACTATCCGACGTTCAGGATGGATATAAGGCCTCAGGTAAACAATATAGAGAAGTGGAACATCGAGCTCGCTGCGAAGGCCAAAACGACGACACAGATCAAAGTAACGGGGACAGAAACGGTCCCGAGTCAGTATGAAGTCTACTTGGTGGACCAGGAAGGGAAGAGAACTCAGGATCTCAGGAAGATGCAGGCATATGATTGCGATGTACAAAGCTCTAAGAGAGAGATCTCAATACTAGTCGGGACGAGTGAGTTGGTCAGGTCTGAGGCAGAAAAGAGTCTGCCCACGGAGATCAAGGTGGGTCCGAACTATCCGAACCCATTCAATCCGGAGACGATCATCCCGATTGAGTTGCCGAAGGCGATGGATGTAACGATCGTCGTTTACGACATTCTCGGTCGGCAGGTGAAGGTGCTGCAGAATGGAATCATGGAATCAGGCAGACATTATATGAGGTGGGATGGGAAAGACAGCAATCAGTCGAAAGTTGGCACTGGTGTCTACTTCTTCCGAGTAGAATGCAGTGGACTAAGGAACTTCGTTGTCAAAATGCTCATCATTCAATAA